The following proteins are co-located in the Streptosporangium brasiliense genome:
- a CDS encoding TetR/AcrR family transcriptional regulator, translating into MTTIDETQAARPAGRPRSARAEKAIIDATLDLIGEGMNVSELSIEAIAARAGVGKTTIYRRWSNKEDLVVDALAQLKSPLPQMRGRSVREDLIAYLEVVRRDSCDARRRCVMNIAMNDAERHPRLVERIRQATIEPRRAVMAAVLQRGVATGELRADLDVPVAMATLVGTMMWYVRSAGFGEEQEIPDDIAEQIVDQLMAGLGPR; encoded by the coding sequence ATGACCACGATTGACGAGACGCAGGCGGCCCGCCCGGCGGGCCGCCCCCGCAGCGCCAGGGCAGAGAAGGCGATCATCGACGCGACCCTCGACCTGATAGGCGAGGGGATGAACGTCTCCGAGCTGTCCATCGAGGCGATCGCCGCCCGGGCCGGGGTGGGCAAGACCACGATCTACCGGCGCTGGTCCAACAAGGAGGACCTGGTCGTCGACGCCCTGGCGCAGCTCAAGTCGCCGCTGCCGCAGATGAGGGGCAGGTCGGTCCGCGAGGACCTGATCGCCTACCTCGAGGTCGTCCGGCGCGACTCGTGCGACGCGCGCAGGCGGTGCGTCATGAACATCGCGATGAACGACGCCGAGCGGCATCCGCGCCTGGTGGAGCGGATCCGGCAGGCCACGATCGAGCCGCGCAGGGCCGTGATGGCCGCCGTGCTGCAGCGCGGCGTCGCGACGGGCGAGCTCCGGGCGGATCTCGACGTGCCCGTCGCGATGGCGACGCTGGTCGGCACCATGATGTGGTATGTCCGCAGCGCGGGGTTCGGCGAGGAGCAGGAGATCCCGGACGACATCGCCGAACAGATCGTCGACCAGCTCATGGCCGGCCTCGGCCCCCGCTGA
- a CDS encoding MFS transporter, with product MEQQLGHPRRWQVLGVLVFSLLAVVLDNTILNVALKTIADPVEGLGATQSQMEWAINSYTLVFAGLLFTFGVIGDRTGRKRMLMIGMVLFGLASLASAYSQDPGQLIVARAFMGIGGAAIMPATLAIISNVFPPQERGKAIGVWAGGVGIAVAIGPITGGLLIEHFWWGSVFLINLPIVLISMVLIALVVPESRDPKPSKLDPVGVILSIVGLVAITYGIIRGGELATVASAEVLVPTLLGVAVLAAFVWYERRIDHPAFDVTYFRDPRFATAVGMIGIVFFAMMGAMFFLVFYLQIVLGFSALQAGALMIPFAAAQIIFAPLSQQLAKRFGGKLTATVSMVIVAGALAAYALMDQNTSILAIEIVFFVQGAAMANLMPPATTAIMEALPREKAGVGSAMSNTVRQVAGALGVALLGSLLSAIYRDEIAPSLTGLPEQLRHIAGESLTGTLGVAGGLGERGAALIEPAKRAFMDGMHTTALVSAVVALLGALVVLKWLPGKSAALPPVEHISQDKEPAVV from the coding sequence ATGGAACAGCAGCTTGGCCACCCGAGGCGGTGGCAGGTCCTGGGGGTGCTGGTGTTCAGCCTCCTGGCGGTCGTGCTCGACAACACGATCCTCAACGTCGCCCTCAAGACGATCGCCGACCCGGTGGAGGGCCTGGGCGCCACCCAGAGCCAGATGGAATGGGCGATCAACTCCTACACCCTGGTCTTCGCCGGCCTGCTGTTCACCTTCGGTGTCATCGGTGACCGCACCGGGCGCAAGCGCATGTTGATGATCGGCATGGTGCTCTTCGGCCTCGCCTCGCTGGCCAGCGCCTACTCCCAGGATCCCGGGCAGCTGATCGTGGCCCGGGCGTTCATGGGGATCGGCGGCGCCGCGATCATGCCGGCCACACTCGCGATCATCTCCAACGTCTTCCCGCCGCAGGAGCGCGGCAAGGCGATCGGCGTCTGGGCCGGCGGCGTCGGCATCGCCGTGGCGATCGGCCCGATCACCGGCGGTCTGCTCATCGAGCACTTCTGGTGGGGCTCGGTCTTCCTGATCAACCTGCCGATCGTGCTGATCAGCATGGTGCTCATCGCGCTGGTCGTGCCCGAGTCGCGTGACCCCAAGCCGTCCAAGCTCGACCCGGTCGGCGTGATCCTGTCCATCGTGGGTCTGGTCGCCATCACCTACGGCATCATCCGGGGCGGCGAGCTGGCCACCGTGGCCAGCGCCGAGGTGCTGGTCCCCACGCTCCTCGGCGTGGCCGTGCTGGCCGCCTTCGTCTGGTACGAGCGCCGCATCGACCACCCCGCCTTCGACGTCACCTACTTCCGCGACCCCCGCTTCGCCACCGCGGTCGGCATGATCGGCATCGTGTTCTTCGCCATGATGGGCGCGATGTTCTTCCTGGTCTTCTACCTGCAGATCGTGCTGGGCTTCAGCGCCCTGCAGGCGGGCGCGCTGATGATCCCGTTCGCCGCCGCGCAGATCATCTTCGCCCCGCTCAGCCAGCAGCTGGCCAAGCGCTTCGGCGGCAAGCTGACCGCCACCGTGAGCATGGTCATCGTGGCCGGCGCGCTGGCCGCCTACGCCCTGATGGACCAGAACACCTCGATCCTGGCGATCGAGATCGTCTTCTTCGTCCAGGGCGCGGCGATGGCCAACCTCATGCCGCCCGCGACCACCGCGATCATGGAGGCGCTGCCTCGGGAGAAGGCCGGTGTCGGCTCGGCCATGAGCAACACGGTCCGCCAGGTCGCCGGCGCGCTCGGCGTCGCCCTGCTCGGCTCCCTGCTGTCGGCCATCTACCGCGACGAGATCGCCCCCTCGCTGACCGGCCTGCCCGAGCAGCTCAGGCACATCGCGGGCGAGTCGCTGACCGGCACGCTCGGCGTGGCCGGGGGGCTCGGCGAGCGCGGCGCGGCGCTGATCGAGCCCGCCAAGCGGGCCTTCATGGACGGCATGCACACCACGGCCCTGGTCTCGGCCGTGGTCGCGCTGCTCGGAGCCCTGGTGGTGCTGAAGTGGCTGCCCGGCAAGAGCGCCGCGCTGCCCCCTGTCGAGCACATCTCTCAGGACAAGGAACCGGCAGTAGTGTAG
- a CDS encoding MFS transporter, with amino-acid sequence MAIEPYRRLLALPGVRTLLLVGLVARIPSTATGITLTLHIRSLGMGWLAAGVVGTATTVGMAVGAPLAGRFVDRHGLRPVLVVTTVAQLAFWSCAWALPYPALVVASVVAGLLGLPVFSVIRQCLTALVPPAQRRIGFSLDSIMVELSYMTGPALGVVGITSLGSAWTMCVVAVGLTGAGVALILLNPPIRSAEELQEPAEKVLRRQWLTPGLITLLGTASAATFVLTATELALVATVEQAGDTAWTGLAIGLWCVYSLVGGFVYGGLSRGFSPLVLIGAMGLLTVPVGLVGGDWRWVIVALVPAGVLCAPGLSSTVETLSRWVPAGARGEAMGLHGTALLIGGAVSAPIAGAVIDGAGTGWTFALAGLVGMAMVLVALPFWRRIPAAAEKPVPVAA; translated from the coding sequence ATGGCTATCGAACCTTACCGTCGCCTGCTCGCCCTTCCGGGTGTGCGGACGTTGCTGCTGGTGGGCCTGGTGGCCCGGATCCCGTCCACGGCGACGGGCATCACGCTGACGCTGCACATCCGCAGTCTCGGCATGGGCTGGCTGGCGGCAGGGGTGGTCGGCACGGCCACCACGGTGGGGATGGCGGTCGGGGCGCCGCTGGCCGGACGGTTCGTCGACAGACACGGCCTGCGTCCGGTGCTGGTGGTGACCACCGTCGCCCAGCTCGCCTTCTGGTCCTGCGCGTGGGCGCTGCCCTACCCCGCGCTGGTGGTCGCCTCGGTGGTGGCCGGGCTGCTGGGTCTGCCGGTCTTCAGCGTGATCCGGCAGTGCCTGACGGCCCTGGTCCCGCCCGCGCAGCGCAGGATCGGCTTCTCCCTCGACTCGATCATGGTCGAGCTGTCCTACATGACCGGACCCGCCCTCGGGGTCGTCGGGATCACCTCGCTCGGCAGCGCGTGGACGATGTGCGTCGTCGCGGTCGGCCTGACCGGCGCCGGCGTGGCGTTGATCCTGCTGAACCCGCCGATCCGCTCGGCCGAGGAGCTCCAGGAGCCGGCGGAGAAGGTCCTGCGGCGCCAGTGGCTGACCCCGGGCCTGATCACGCTGCTGGGCACCGCGTCGGCGGCCACCTTCGTGCTGACCGCCACCGAGCTGGCGCTGGTGGCGACCGTCGAGCAGGCCGGCGACACGGCGTGGACCGGCCTGGCGATCGGGCTGTGGTGCGTCTACTCGCTGGTCGGCGGCTTCGTCTACGGCGGGCTGTCGCGGGGCTTCTCCCCGCTGGTCCTGATCGGTGCGATGGGCCTGCTCACCGTCCCGGTGGGCCTGGTGGGCGGTGACTGGCGGTGGGTGATCGTCGCGCTCGTCCCGGCGGGAGTGCTGTGCGCCCCCGGCCTGTCGTCCACGGTCGAGACCCTCAGCCGCTGGGTCCCGGCGGGTGCCCGCGGGGAGGCGATGGGCCTGCACGGCACGGCTCTGCTCATCGGCGGCGCGGTCTCGGCGCCGATCGCCGGAGCGGTCATCGACGGTGCCGGCACGGGCTGGACCTTCGCCCTCGCGGGCCTGGTCGGCATGGCGATGGTGCTGGTGGCGCTGCCGTTCTGGCGGCGGATCCCGGCGGCGGCCGAGAAGCCGGTGCCCGTCGCGGCCTGA